Below is a window of 'Nostoc azollae' 0708 DNA.
CAATATCAATAACTAATGAACCTCTCGGTTTAAGAATCCGGTGAAATTGTGCTGCCAATTCTTGAAACCATTCAAGATATTGGTCTGCATCAACGTTGCCATATTCTTTTTCACGCACCAATGCAAATGGTGGAGAGGTGCAAATTAAATCAATACTTTCATCGGGAATACCTGCCATTAATTCCAAGCTATTGCCCAAATAAGCAGAACCCAAGTTTGTTGTATAGTAAGGGTTAAAATTTAGTTCTATATTCACTCAAGCTGCTAGTACCGCCCTGAATTCAAAATGCTTATTTCAGAAGAGCTACGCTAACAAAATTCAAGATGAATACGGCGTGAGCTTTTCAGAGATTTGAAATGGTTGGTTTATTTACGCCTTACTGTACTACTCATCCAGTTTAGGCTGGTAATTGGTAATTCATTATTTACTGTTACCTTGTCATTTTAGCTACCTTTAAGTATTAATTCTTGGTTTCTAAGATGCTAGATTAACACAAAAAGCAATGTTTCTGTAAAATTAGGTAAAGTAATGTTTCCACCTAATTTACTAAAGACTACAGCTAACTAATGCAACTGCAACTCAGAGGATCTAAATCTACCGTAGCTTCTTTGCTGTTAATTGCCCCTTTTTTCCTCTGGGGTACGGCAATGGTAGCTATGAAAGGTGTAATACCCCATACCACACCGCTATTCATGGCAGGAGTACGTTTGCTACCTGCGGGGGTGTTAATTCTCATCACTGGGGCATTTATGGGTAGACCCCAACCCAAAGGATGGTTAGCATGGCTATGGATTACTATATTTGCTTTTGTTGATGGTACCCTATTTCAAGGATTTTTAGCAGAGGGTTTGGTTATAACCAGTGCGGGTTTAGGTTCTGTGATGATTGACTCCCAACCTTTAGCCGTAGCTTTACTTTCCTTGTGGCTGTTTCAAGAACATATTGGCCTTTGGGGATGGTTAGGGTTAGGATTGGGAGTCACAGGTATTAGTTTAATTGGCTTGCCGGAAGAATGGATTTTTGCTCTTCTGGACTCAGGGGTAAAGATTACAACTGATAACTGGCAACAATTGTTTGCGAGTGGTGAATGGTTGATGTTACTGGCAGCTTTATCAATGGCTGTGGGAACTGTGCTGATTCGCTATGTGTGTAGGTATGCTGACCCGGTTACAGCGACTGGGTGGCATATAATTTTAGGCAGTTTGCCGTTGTGGGGAATTTCTGCTGTGGTGGAATCGCAACAGTGGCAAGGTTTGGTGATCTCTGATTGGTTGGCTTTAAGTTATGCAACTATATTTGGTAGTGCGATCGCTTATGGTTTATTCTTCTATTTTGCTTCCAGTGGGAATCTAACTAGCTTAAGTTCTCTCACCTTTCTCACACCTGTTTTTGCATTGATATTTGGTCATCTTTTTCTCTCAGAAGTTCTCAGTCCCATTCAATGGGTGGGAGTTTTCCTAACTCTAATTAGTATTTATCTAATTAACCAACGATAAAACTTAGCAGGTCAAAATAAAAAAGTGACTGTCAGTGAAAAAAATACTCAACAACAACCAGGTTTAGAAGCATCTAGCACAAATAAATTTACAAATGTTACTTTATCTGTAATAAAATCCGAACCAGAAGTTTTACCTTAACTTAATCAGCAGGAGATGGGGAAAATGAGGGATAAGAAAAAATTATCAATCAGAAATTACCGATTACCAATTACCAATTCCCTCCTGATATTATCGTCTTGTCTGTGTCTGGTTTTATATCCAAATCAAGCCATAACTGCTACACCTAAATCAGCGCCTATTCAACTAATGGTTCTCAGTCCAGGTGTTCGAGGTGCAGAAGTGGAAGTAATTCAGGTCCAACTCAAAGCGTTAGGTTATTACAATGATTTGATAGATGGACAATATGGTTCTAGTACCCAAAATGCCGTAACTCGATTTCAGCAAGAACAAGGTTTCAAGAAAGCAGATGGTATTGCTTATGAGTCTACAAGACAGCATCTCCAAGAAGTTTTATCCAGGAGAATTAAATGTAATACTTCTCCTCCTGTGACGGAGAAAATAAAGACTCAAATACAACCTCAGCCAAAAAATGATAATTGGTGGAAAATAATAAGTTTTGGATTTTTAGGAAGTGTGAGCGCATTTTTGTACATTGCACAAAGGTTAGCTGATAGTAAGCCAGATGTAGAACCTGGAAATTCAGAACAACCCCTTTTGAATTCATCTACTCGAAAAAAACGAAGATTTTTTCTCAAATCTGCTCCTTCTGTTCCATCACCAACTTCTACAACAGAATTATTACCAATT
It encodes the following:
- a CDS encoding peptidoglycan-binding protein, yielding MRDKKKLSIRNYRLPITNSLLILSSCLCLVLYPNQAITATPKSAPIQLMVLSPGVRGAEVEVIQVQLKALGYYNDLIDGQYGSSTQNAVTRFQQEQGFKKADGIAYESTRQHLQEVLSRRIKCNTSPPVTEKIKTQIQPQPKNDNWWKIISFGFLGSVSAFLYIAQRLADSKPDVEPGNSEQPLLNSSTRKKRRFFLKSAPSVPSPTSTTELLPIEHTSMVSTLNLFDRLMADLQSGDLTQQRKAIWNIAQQGDSRAVQPLVDLLINADSQQQGLILSALAEIGTRTLKPMNRALAISMQNDNPQVRKNAIRDLLRIYDMMAQMSQILRYALEDPDPEVQATAQYALNQINRMRSFTG